The nucleotide window CCAACATCACCAACCGCAGCCTTGGCCTGGATACGGAGCTGAATGTCAGCTGGGAGGCCGAGCCCGGGACATGCGGCGGGTTGATCGAGTCCATCCGCCGGGTGCGCACGTCCCTGCTGGCAGAGCATGCCGGCCAGCAGGGACGGGAGGCCGACTTTCAACAGATCCATGGTTTGATCCGACGGCTCGACCGTTTGGTTGAGGAACCCGACTCCCGTCTCTGCTGGTATGAGCCCGATCCTGAGCTGGAAAACAATACCTGGCCGGGTGCGCTGGAACCGATCGCCAGGGTTGTCGATCCGGAAGAAAATGTTTATGAGCAGATCACCCGCTACAGGACCAGCGCTTTTGCCAGGGGAATCCGCCTGGTGAGCCAGTGGATCACCGGGTTATGATTCCTGGCCTCAATGGCTGGTATCAAAGAAAAAGGCCACTTCTCTTGCGAAAAGTGGCCTTCTGAAATATGGCGTCCCCTGGCAGACGCCCTTCGAATTTTCTTGTTCTGACAAGCCGTTCGTGAACGGATACCCCGCATTCGGCTAATTCCGCAGACTAAAGCTTATGCGGACACTAGAATCCTTCGCCGCTGTTGCGCACGCTTAGCCGCTTAAGCCCATCTTCGTCTAATTCATAGCTGCGGCTGGGATTTACTGGTCCTCCACCCGAGCCGGAGAGCTGATGGCGTAGATCCCAGGCACGGCATTCAAGCCTGCAGTGAAAGTCACAGTAGAGGTACCAGATCCAGGTGCGTCGATAGTGGAAGGGCTGAAAGCACCTGTGACACCAGTCGGCAATCCCATAACGGTGAGGGCAACTGCGCTGTTGAAGTCACCCGAGACGGGAGCGGTAATCGTAGAAGTCACAGTTCCACCTTGCTTCACGGAAATAGATGACGGAGAAGCCGTAAGAGCGAATGTCGGCACTGGTGAGTCCCCTATGCCTGTCACACCAACACTCACTGATGGAACAGCTGGATAATTAGTATTGATTGTCAAGTATGCGTCTCTGTCTCCGGTAACCGATGGTCTAAAGCTGACGTTAATAGTGCAGTTCGCTCCCGCAACCAAACTTGTACCGCAGGTATTTGACAGGATAAAGTCGCTTGCATTGGAGCCGTCCGTCCCGATACCGGTGATAGTCAAATCCGCAGTGCCTGTGTTAGACAGCGTCACAGTTTGCGCTGTACTTGTCATGTTAACCATCTGGGTCCCAAATGAAAGCGATCCAGGCAGGACCGTGAGGATCGGACCCACGCCATTGACCATCGTGACGGAGGCTGCCGGAGTTGTGTTCGAAGGGCTGGATCCGTCGACAAGAGCAAGGATCAGCTGGTTGCCCGAACTCGTTGAGAATGCCGGGCTTGCGACCAAGGTGCCGGGATTCACCTTGCCGGTCGAGACATGAGTATCATCTGACAAACTTGAACGATTTAGTAGTAATGAAGAATCTAGTGTCATGGTGACATTTGCAGATCGATTTCCGGATACATTCCCCGTTGCATCCTTGGCCCAGGCATACAGTGTCTTACTGTCTGCTGGCACTGCTGCTGTCCATCTGCCTGCCGTCGCCGAGGGAGCGGTGGCCGATTCCGTGACCAGATTGTCAGTGACGGCACCGTTGTCCGTTGCGGTAATGCTGCTGATCGGCGCAGTGGATATATTCCCCGCTGCATCCTTGGCCAAAGTGTACAGGGTCTTGATGCTTGCCCTGGCAAAGGTATAGGAGGCTGGCACTGTTGCCGTCCATCCGCCTGCCGTTGCGGGAGGAGCAGCGGCCGATTCCGTGATCAGATACCCGGTGACGGCAACGTTGTCCGTTGCGGTAAAGCTGTTGATCGGCACTGTCAGTGAGTTTGAGGTGGCAGGTATGGTGAAGTCCGTAACAGTCGGTGCAGTGCTGTCTATGGTGGTAATGGTGACATCTGCACTTCTGCTTGCGGAGACATTGCCAGCCGCACCTCTTGCCCAGGCGTAGAGGGTCTTTGTGCCTGCCGTGGCACAGACATACGAGGCTGGCGCTGTTGTCGTCCATCCGCTTGCCGTTGCCGAAGGAGCGGTGGTCGATTCCGTGACCAGATAGCCGGTGACGGCAACGTTGTCCGTTGCGGTAAAACTGCTGATTGGCACTATCAAGGTAGAGGAGGCAGAGGGAATCGTAAAGGCGGTTACCACAGGAGCAGTAGTATCCTTGGTAGCTGCGGCAGGAGTAAAGACTACATCTACCCAATAGTTGCTGGCATTGTAGGAGTAGATCGGGAAACCGCCGCCGTACTTGTATACCCCGTTACTACCGTCCAGGCCGTCTTCCAGCGCGTGCAATGGTGGGTTATCAAATGAGTGGGAAAAGTAAGGGCGATCCACAGCATAATATCCGGATGCCGAATAGCAGGAGGCGACATAGGTGGTGTTCGCTGCAATAATGACCGGAAACGGGAAAGAAACCTCCTGCCAGCCAGAAGCAGTTTCGGCCCTAAAGGTCGCGGAGGCCAGCAGCGCACCATCCCGCGACCAGAGTTTGGCTATGTGGGTCCCGGTATTGGCGTATCCTTTGTAAAATCTCAGCCCGTTAATTGCACCGCTTACGTCTGAACGGAACTTGACTCCCACCTCAACCGGTTCACCGTCGCTGGTTGCCGTGACTGTCGGTGTCACCGTGACCGGCCAGATGGTCGCCCTCGTGAGCGGTGGGCCCTGAATTTCCTTGAATAATGCCCGACTTGTCAAAGCATAAACAGCGGTCGGGTCGGTTGGTGCGATAGTGATCGAATCAACGAAATCAATCGAGCCTTCTGTGGAATTCCATGTGCTGCCACCATCTGTGGTCTTGAACACACCGTTTCTTGTCCCGGCATAGACGGTGAGCGGGTGGCTCGGATCGATCGCCAACGAGTTTATCATCAAATTGCCGAGGATCTCTGTCCATGAACTGCCGCCATCCGTGGACTTGGACACACCACTAGATGTCCCGGCATAGATGATTTGAGAGTTGGCCCGGTTGATCGCCAAAGAATAAACATGCAAGGCATTGCCGGTAAGACCATTATTGGCTGCGCTCCACGAATTGCCGCCATTGGTTGACTTGAAAACCCCGTCATTTGCTGTTCCTGCATAAATGGTTTGTACGTTGTTCGGATCAGCAGCTAATGCATAGGCTATATCATAGACCTGATAATCAGGTGATCCACGGTAGAGAAGCCCATCGTTGACAGGGAGCCAGGAAGCACCGCCATCGGTTGACCGATATATTCCTGATGTTACAGGAGATGGCGCATCAAAGATGCCGACATACACGGTTTCCGGAATAGTAGGAGTGATCAGAAGTGAACTCACCGTTCCGCCTACAGGGACTGCCCCCCAAGATCCCCCGCCGTTAGTTGACTTGAATACGCCCACCTCAGTACCTACATAGAGAGCCAACGGATAGTTTGGGTTAATGGCAAGAGCCCAAAAAACATCATTGATACGGAGTCCAGCATGCGCCGGACTCCAGGAATTGCCCCCATCGACAGACTTGAACACCCCATGGTATTCGGTACCGAGGAACATGGTAGTGGAGTTGACCGGATCAATCGCCAGAGAAGTGAAGTCAATGTCGGTCAAACCTATGTTGGCTGCCTCCCAGTGCTCCCCTCTATCGGCGGACCTGAATACTCCGTCATATGATCCGGCATAGATGTTTTGGGAGTTGCCGGGATCGAGAACCACAGAGTAGATACTTGGGGTGGTCAGTCCCGCATTGACGAAACTCCAGGAGCCGCCGCCATCAACGGATTTGAACGCACCGGCAGCAGATGTCCCGGCATAAATGGCCTGACTATTGGCCGGATCGATAGCAATAGATGATACATCTGTGACCGGTAAGCCACTTTTTAAAGCACTCCAGGAACTACCGCCATTGGTCGATTTGAATGCTCCACCGAATGTCCCGGCGTAGATGGTCTGCGGATTTGCCGGATCGATGGCCAGACAATTGACCTGCAAGTCGGTCAGGCCAATGTTGATAGTGCTCCAGCTGACTCCACCATTAGTGGACTTGTAGACCCCGGCGTTCCCGGTATAACCACTGACTCCAAGATAGATTGTCTGTGGATTGAAGGGATCAATGGCTATTGAGGAGATCACCGTAGCGGCTGATGTGATGGACCAGG belongs to Geobacter sp. SVR and includes:
- a CDS encoding DUF4082 domain-containing protein, whose product is MKLVRWVLFQSALLLIFAVSAMASWQELTTPTGGKITMLVIASSSPQTVYAVTQNGNVFKSTNGASSWSAAVDTDDYTYSLAIDPRNSQIVYVGTSGGLLKSTNGGDSWSTSLSGLTNIYSIAIDPTAPDIIYAGTDGGLFKSYDGGTSWSITSAATVISSIAIDPFNPQTIYLGVSGYTGNAGVYKSTNGGVSWSTINIGLTDLQVNCLAIDPANPQTIYAGTFGGAFKSTNGGSSWSALKSGLPVTDVSSIAIDPANSQAIYAGTSAAGAFKSVDGGGSWSFVNAGLTTPSIYSVVLDPGNSQNIYAGSYDGVFRSADRGEHWEAANIGLTDIDFTSLAIDPVNSTTMFLGTEYHGVFKSVDGGNSWSPAHAGLRINDVFWALAINPNYPLALYVGTEVGVFKSTNGGGSWGAVPVGGTVSSLLITPTIPETVYVGIFDAPSPVTSGIYRSTDGGASWLPVNDGLLYRGSPDYQVYDIAYALAADPNNVQTIYAGTANDGVFKSTNGGNSWSAANNGLTGNALHVYSLAINRANSQIIYAGTSSGVSKSTDGGSSWTEILGNLMINSLAIDPSHPLTVYAGTRNGVFKTTDGGSTWNSTEGSIDFVDSITIAPTDPTAVYALTSRALFKEIQGPPLTRATIWPVTVTPTVTATSDGEPVEVGVKFRSDVSGAINGLRFYKGYANTGTHIAKLWSRDGALLASATFRAETASGWQEVSFPFPVIIAANTTYVASCYSASGYYAVDRPYFSHSFDNPPLHALEDGLDGSNGVYKYGGGFPIYSYNASNYWVDVVFTPAAATKDTTAPVVTAFTIPSASSTLIVPISSFTATDNVAVTGYLVTESTTAPSATASGWTTTAPASYVCATAGTKTLYAWARGAAGNVSASRSADVTITTIDSTAPTVTDFTIPATSNSLTVPINSFTATDNVAVTGYLITESAAAPPATAGGWTATVPASYTFARASIKTLYTLAKDAAGNISTAPISSITATDNGAVTDNLVTESATAPSATAGRWTAAVPADSKTLYAWAKDATGNVSGNRSANVTMTLDSSLLLNRSSLSDDTHVSTGKVNPGTLVASPAFSTSSGNQLILALVDGSSPSNTTPAASVTMVNGVGPILTVLPGSLSFGTQMVNMTSTAQTVTLSNTGTADLTITGIGTDGSNASDFILSNTCGTSLVAGANCTINVSFRPSVTGDRDAYLTINTNYPAVPSVSVGVTGIGDSPVPTFALTASPSSISVKQGGTVTSTITAPVSGDFNSAVALTVMGLPTGVTGAFSPSTIDAPGSGTSTVTFTAGLNAVPGIYAISSPARVEDQ